The Cynocephalus volans isolate mCynVol1 chromosome 1, mCynVol1.pri, whole genome shotgun sequence region CTGCAGACAGAGCCTCAGGATCATTAAGGAGTCCCCCAAATTTGAAATACAAATCCACTTTGAAGATCAAGGAGAGCACTAAGGAGAGCAAGGGCCCAGATGACAAGCCTCCTTCTAAGAGGTCTTTCTTCTATAAGGAAGAGTTTGAATCTCGTAATGCAGGTGATGCCAGAGAGGGTGGACAGTCCTTACCTGGGGAGAGAAAGATGTTCAGAGGGCAGGAAAGGCCTGATGACTTCACAGCTTCCATTAGTCAAGGGATCATGACCTATGCTAATAGTGTGGTGTCTGATATGATGATCTCCATCATGAAGACACTGAGGATCCAAGTGAAAGACACGACCATTGCCACCATCCTGCTGAAGAAGGTACTGCTCAAGCACACGAAAGAGGTGGTCTCAGATCTCATCGACTCCTTCATGAAGAACCTCCACGATGTCACAGGGACCCTCATGACTGATACAGACTTTGTCTCGGCTGTGAAAAGAAGTCTCTTCTCTCATGGAAGTCAAAAGGCTGCAGATATCATGGACGCCATGATGGGGAAGCTATACACTGTTATGTGTGCCAAGAAACCCCCTGAGAATATCAGGAAAACCAAGGACAAGTCTGAGATTTATTCCCTTGTCTCCAGAATGGGTGACCctaaaaaccaaaatgttaaCTTTGCAATGAAATCTGAagctaaattaaaagaaaaaatgtcatctTCTGCATGCAAACCAGAGAAGAACACTTGTGCTGAAACTCTGGGAGAGCACATTATCAAAGAGGGACTGACAATGTGGCATAAAACTCAACAGAAAGAATGTAAATCTCCAGGTTTCCAGCATGCAACATTAGAGCCTCCCAAAGAACAGTATAAGCCTGCTCCAGATATTCCCTTTGGATTTCCTTCAGATACTTGCAACCTCAGTCCACCTATGCATCACCCAGAGAAACCTGAGAATTTTGTGTGTGATTCAGACTCCTGGGCCAAGGATCTGATTGTGTCTGCCCTACTTCTGATTCAATACCACCTGGCCCAGGGCGGAAGAATGGATGCACAGAGCTTCCTTGAAGCTGCTGGCAGCACCAACTTTCCCACTACCAAGTCCCCCATGGTTTCAGACGAGTCCGGTCTTAAGTCTCCTCATGCAGTAGGTGACCAAGAACAGGCAGAAAAGAAGGATCTAATGAGTGTTGTCTTCAATTTTATCCGGAACTTACTTGGTGAGACCATTTTCAAGAGTGACCATACCTCTGAACACAAGGTGCCAGAAAAGCCAGTTAAGGAAGAAGATAGCAACCAGTGTGAAAGACCTGTAACCCCTTCTTCCACCAAACCGCATGAAGGTGATGAGCCTGGTGGTACTTTTGCTGGGCTGACCAAGATGGTTGCCAACCAGCTAGATGGCCACCTGAATGGGCAGATGGTGGAACGTCTAATGGACTCAGTGATGAAGTTGTGTCTCATCATTGCCAAGTCTTGCGACTCTCCCTTTGTGGAGCTGGGAGACGATAAGTGTGGGGATTCCAGCAGGCCAACTTCAGCCTTCCCAGATAGTTTATATGAGTGTTTACCTGTCAAGGGCACAGGGACAGCAGAAGCTCTCCTGCAGAATGCCTATCAAGCTGTCCATAATGAACTGAGAGGTGTATCAGGACAGCCCCCTGAAGGGTGTGCAGCACCCAAGGTGATTGTCAGCAATCACAACCTCACTGATACAGTGCAGAACAAGCAGCTCCAAGCTGTCCTTCAATGGGTAGCTGCCTCTGAGCTCAATGTCCCTATTTTGTACTTCGCTGGTGATGAGGAAGGGATCCAAGAGAAGGTAAGAAGAAAACTCAGAGGCATTTTGAAATCTTTATGAAGGGCTAATTAGGGTTTtaagttctgttttctttctgaatgGGAAGATAGCCACaggaaatataaaaaaggaacagTAAGGATTTGAAGACCAAGCCTCTTGGCAGATATTAGCTTAGATTTTGCCCAATAAGAGGCATATCAAAGGGAGAAAAGAGGGATAAgtgatatttttctctgttttctgcaTTTAATGGTGGTGAGGAACCTCCAAGAGACTTGGTGAAAGAATCAGATTAAGGTCTGGGCTCTGTGCTGAGTTTTCAACAGGACAGCGTTGCCCAAAGAATGAGATGGAGCTGCTGGGAAGCAGCCCTGGGGTGCGTTGGGTGGGGGAGCAGAGAGTCGGGATCTATGACCTTTTAAACCTGTTGTTACTCTCTTAGCTGGTTGTCTAGGTGGTGTCAGGGGCTCGAAGGGATTCAATAAATAACacccctcttccccccaccctaaGTTTTGAATCAATTGAGAGGTAAACTAAAGAATAAGGCAGATGGAAAATCAACCTATCACTGTTATTACTGATAAAGGCAAGTGTGCCTTTTAAGTCATTGCTCCTCCACCAAAGGCTCCCAGTGAGCCTTGAAACTGCTCATCAAAAAGAAAGTTTGAGTCTGAAGAGCATGGACTCTTACCCAAGTTGCTGCTTCTTACTAGAGtgggaaaattaaaaaagataatccatccccaccacacacacacagtcacacagtcacacagcacagtctctctctctctctctctctctctctctctctctctctctctctctctctctcccccctccttctcctcctcctctctctctccccccctctctccttcctctctcctctctctcttggcTTTTGATGATCTCCTCTCaatagagaaaagttgaaagtagTAAGGAGTGGCAGAAGAGGCTGAGATTATTGAGATAAATTCATGTCCTACAAACAAGATGCGGAGAAAGAGCCTGTCTCTGTTTAGCAGGTGGTATTAATAACCCTTATAACTGGGTTACTGGGTTTGTCTGATGACTAGAAAGACAGGATTATATAGCATCCAGATTAGGCTACACCAAGCCTCAACAAGAAACTGTATGATCTTAACTTTAGTTTTAGGAAGAGTGCACTTGCTATTCAAAGTGTAGTCTGAGGACCGACAGCACTGGCACCACCTGGGAGCTCGTCAGAAGAATCTCAGGCTTCGctccagacctactaaatcagaatcttcattttagCAAAATGACCAGGTGGTTTGCGTGCACATTCCTGTTTGGGCTGTCCAATACTAGATATATCCCTCATGGTCCTGGCAAGCTCTGTCTCCTTTCGGCATTTCCAATCTGTAAGACAGAGACCTGTTTTGGTACATAGCAGTTAGCAGGGTAGGGAggtgtttttagaaaaaaattaggc contains the following coding sequences:
- the AKAP3 gene encoding A-kinase anchor protein 3, translated to MSDRVDWLQSQNGVCKVDIYSPGDNQPQAWKMEASTDPIRVLSWLRRDLEKSTAEFQDVRFKPGESSFGGEMTNSGDPRRGFSVDYYNTTTKGSPGRLHFEVTHKENPFQGPKACPGNASSVDEISFYANRLTNLVIAMAHKEINEKIDGSDNKCVHQSLYMGDEPTPNRSLSKVASELVNETFSACSRNVAPDKAPGSADRASGSLRSPPNLKYKSTLKIKESTKESKGPDDKPPSKRSFFYKEEFESRNAGDAREGGQSLPGERKMFRGQERPDDFTASISQGIMTYANSVVSDMMISIMKTLRIQVKDTTIATILLKKVLLKHTKEVVSDLIDSFMKNLHDVTGTLMTDTDFVSAVKRSLFSHGSQKAADIMDAMMGKLYTVMCAKKPPENIRKTKDKSEIYSLVSRMGDPKNQNVNFAMKSEAKLKEKMSSSACKPEKNTCAETLGEHIIKEGLTMWHKTQQKECKSPGFQHATLEPPKEQYKPAPDIPFGFPSDTCNLSPPMHHPEKPENFVCDSDSWAKDLIVSALLLIQYHLAQGGRMDAQSFLEAAGSTNFPTTKSPMVSDESGLKSPHAVGDQEQAEKKDLMSVVFNFIRNLLGETIFKSDHTSEHKVPEKPVKEEDSNQCERPVTPSSTKPHEGDEPGGTFAGLTKMVANQLDGHLNGQMVERLMDSVMKLCLIIAKSCDSPFVELGDDKCGDSSRPTSAFPDSLYECLPVKGTGTAEALLQNAYQAVHNELRGVSGQPPEGCAAPKVIVSNHNLTDTVQNKQLQAVLQWVAASELNVPILYFAGDEEGIQEKLLQLSAAAVDKGCSVGEVLQSVVRYEKERQLDEAVGNVTRLQLLDWLMVNL